One Vigna unguiculata cultivar IT97K-499-35 chromosome 11, ASM411807v1, whole genome shotgun sequence DNA window includes the following coding sequences:
- the LOC114170277 gene encoding TMV resistance protein N-like — protein MDRDWINLPRISAEYENEVEEFTKFARHYEGRSDDEVKLKCPFVNYFPTASRTEHVADSTMKERREERCEEDNMEDMIWDVGTEAFAQAHVYETMFVGVETSFFRGEDTRNGFTNHLFPALQRKGVVAFRDDYTIQKGEFLESEFLHAIEGSRVFIVVFSKDYTSSTWCMKELTKIVGWVQQTGRSLLPIFYDVDPSEVRKQSGEFEKVFAEHEQRFKNDIEMIKTWRAALKTSCDRCGWDLKNK, from the exons atggatcgagattggattaatttaccgcGTATCAgcgctgagtatgagaatgaAGTAGAAGAATTTACAAAATTTGCACGACAttatgaggggagaagtgatgatgaggtgaagttaAAATGTCCTTttgtcaact ACTTTCCAACTGCTTCTCGAACTGAACATGTTGCCGATTCCACCATGAAAGAGCGACGAGAAGAGCGATGtgaagaagacaatatggaggacatgataTGGGATGTTGGCacagaagcttttgcacaagcgcatgtgtatgagacgatgttTGTTGGTGTGGAAACTTCGTT CTTTAGAGGTGAAGATACCCGTAACGGTTTCACAAATCATCTTTTTCCAGCTCTTCAAAGAAAAGGAGTTGTTGCCTTCAGAGATGACTACACAATCCAGAAAGGGGAGTTCTTGGAGTCTGAGTTCTTGCACGCAATTGAAGGATCACGCGTTTTCATTGTTGTCTTCTCAAAGGACTATACATCATCCACATGGTGCATGAAAGAGCTTACAAAAATCGTTGGTTGGGTTCAACAAACAGGGCGAAGTTTGCTCCCTATCTTCTATGATGTCGATCCTTCTGAGGTTCGAAAACAGAGTGGAGAGTTTGAAAAAGTTTTTGCTGAACACGAACAAAGATTCAAAAATGACATTGAAATGATAAAAACATGGAGGGCAGCTCTCAAAACAAGTTGCGATCGTTGTGGGTGGGATCTGAAAAATAAGTAA